From the genome of Pelobacter propionicus DSM 2379, one region includes:
- a CDS encoding B12-binding domain-containing radical SAM protein produces the protein MTVLLAYISASRDRDDPHISLLPTGLCSLQACLREVGFDALLANFSAWSASRIEASLREIRPRLLVISQWTHNRHASLELAHVARRLDPECVIVMGGGHASFQYDEVLGQGSPVDLVIRGEGEATLLELAERLREGGDWSGLAGIAFRRDDRVEVTRQRVLLADLDALPFASRYLEHSRGVDIPLQAEFMITARGCPSSCTFCSSPGFWMRRVRFRSPENMLEEILFIRQRYGLIYFSLRDDTFTADRRRALEFCRLLIRSRAHILWNCQSRVTSLDEELLVWMKRAGCECVQIGVESGSPRILSLLGKQITPAQVEAAAAAVKKVGISLSVYLISSIPGETDDDLDASIALMKRIRPDDGYVSPLAYFPGTRLFQEAVSAGRVPVNIFATSREAAVYAAGKPQRPPARLLRALTGRPERDGRCFERQKRALGYCYATNVLAGEYFLRRGDPGTAEREFREIVAREPDNPWGWYLLGDLLAEQGKQRGAADCYCRVLKLVPNHGPSLAALGK, from the coding sequence ATGACTGTCCTTCTGGCCTACATATCCGCTTCTCGCGACCGCGACGATCCCCACATCTCCCTGCTTCCCACAGGACTCTGCTCCCTGCAGGCCTGTCTGCGGGAAGTAGGTTTCGATGCGCTCCTGGCCAATTTCTCCGCCTGGTCCGCTTCCCGGATCGAGGCTTCGCTCAGGGAGATTCGGCCGCGGCTCCTGGTCATCTCCCAGTGGACCCACAACCGCCACGCATCCCTGGAACTGGCCCACGTCGCACGCCGCCTTGATCCCGAATGTGTCATTGTCATGGGGGGGGGACATGCCAGCTTCCAGTACGACGAGGTCCTGGGCCAGGGCTCACCCGTTGACCTGGTGATCCGCGGAGAGGGGGAGGCCACGCTGCTGGAGCTTGCAGAGCGCCTCCGGGAAGGGGGCGACTGGAGCGGCCTGGCAGGCATAGCTTTTCGGCGCGACGACCGGGTCGAGGTCACGCGACAGCGTGTACTGCTGGCGGACCTGGATGCGCTCCCCTTCGCCTCCCGGTATCTGGAACACTCCCGGGGAGTGGATATCCCGCTGCAGGCCGAATTCATGATCACCGCCCGCGGCTGCCCCTCCTCCTGCACCTTCTGCAGCTCTCCCGGCTTCTGGATGCGTCGCGTCCGCTTCCGTTCTCCAGAGAACATGCTGGAGGAGATCCTGTTCATCCGCCAGCGCTACGGTCTGATCTACTTCTCCCTGCGGGACGACACCTTCACGGCTGACCGTCGGCGCGCCCTGGAATTCTGCCGCCTTCTGATCCGCTCCAGAGCCCATATCCTCTGGAATTGCCAGTCCCGGGTCACCAGTCTGGATGAGGAACTGCTGGTCTGGATGAAGCGGGCAGGGTGTGAATGCGTTCAGATCGGCGTGGAATCGGGTTCGCCCCGGATCCTCTCCCTGTTGGGCAAGCAGATCACGCCGGCCCAGGTGGAAGCTGCGGCTGCCGCGGTCAAAAAAGTCGGCATCAGCCTCTCGGTCTACCTGATCAGCAGTATCCCGGGCGAGACCGACGACGACCTGGACGCCAGCATTGCCCTGATGAAGCGCATCCGGCCGGATGACGGTTATGTCTCCCCCCTGGCCTACTTTCCGGGCACGCGGTTGTTCCAGGAGGCGGTCAGCGCCGGGAGGGTGCCGGTGAATATCTTTGCGACCAGCCGGGAGGCGGCCGTCTACGCGGCAGGGAAGCCACAGCGGCCGCCGGCAAGGCTGCTGCGCGCGCTGACCGGCAGGCCGGAGCGGGACGGACGCTGCTTTGAGCGCCAGAAACGAGCACTGGGCTACTGCTATGCGACCAACGTGCTGGCGGGAGAGTATTTCCTGCGTCGGGGGGATCCGGGAACTGCCGAGCGCGAGTTCAGGGAGATCGTCGCCCGGGAGCCGGACAACCCCTGGGGATGGTACCTGCTGGGAGACCTGCTGGCCGAGCAGGGGAAACAGCGGGGAGCTGCCGACTGCTATTGCCGTGTGCTCAAGCTGGTCCCCAACCATGGCCCCTCGCTGGCGGCTCTGGGGAAATGA
- the plsY gene encoding glycerol-3-phosphate 1-O-acyltransferase PlsY: protein MGTDQIACWAMIVAAYLLGSIPTGLLLGKLCGVDVRREGSGNIGATNLYRTVGRWVGVMTLAGDCLKGAVPVLLASRYCSPPECAAWVGLAAFSGHVFSLFLKFRGGKGVATALGVFLVLSPLAVVCALALFVGLMLVWRYVSLGSIMAAALMPLAVVFLGGGRDLFWVTLIISLVVIVKHHENIRRLVAGTENRFKA from the coding sequence ATGGGAACGGATCAGATCGCCTGCTGGGCCATGATCGTGGCCGCTTATCTGCTCGGTTCCATACCGACCGGGCTTTTGCTGGGAAAACTGTGCGGCGTTGATGTGCGCAGGGAGGGGAGCGGCAACATCGGTGCCACCAACCTCTACCGCACGGTGGGGCGTTGGGTGGGAGTCATGACCCTGGCAGGGGACTGTCTCAAGGGTGCTGTTCCGGTGCTGCTGGCAAGTCGGTACTGTTCCCCGCCGGAATGTGCCGCCTGGGTCGGACTGGCCGCCTTCTCTGGCCATGTGTTCTCGCTGTTCCTGAAGTTCAGGGGAGGCAAGGGGGTCGCCACCGCCCTGGGGGTCTTCCTGGTGCTGTCGCCCCTGGCCGTTGTCTGTGCCCTGGCGCTGTTCGTGGGGCTGATGCTGGTCTGGCGCTATGTCTCATTGGGGTCGATCATGGCCGCGGCGTTGATGCCGCTGGCCGTTGTCTTTCTGGGGGGGGGTAGGGACCTGTTTTGGGTGACCCTGATCATATCCCTGGTGGTGATCGTCAAGCACCACGAGAATATCAGGCGCCTTGTGGCGGGAACGGAGAATCGCTTCAAGGCCTGA
- a CDS encoding HlyD family secretion protein has product MTEETHTPGQSQAEPEAARAEPLPDTPNGNGGKKRRALIILLMAGLVCLVLGLAWWIHGKSHIETDNAFIEAKTVSISCKVAGTVKRVLVEDNQYVGKGDALVELDQEDYRVQVAQAEAGVSVAENETGGEQLRAEGARATVELARARAEQADLDLRRGEALFRREVIPREQLDRLGTAQRVAQSQLREAREGFKQAQAVAGLAGPGGNRARVRQRQALLNEARLRLSYTRVLAPTNGYITRKAVEPGANIQAGQPLMALVPLQDAWIIANYKEGQLTHIRPGQKVEFTVDAYPDRSFTGRVNSIMAGTGAAFSLLPPENATGNYVKVVQRIPVKISIDNNSDPEHLLRVGMSVVPTVLVERSTGEILRDLVPFL; this is encoded by the coding sequence ATGACGGAAGAGACGCACACGCCGGGCCAGAGCCAGGCGGAGCCGGAAGCGGCCAGGGCGGAACCATTGCCCGACACACCCAACGGAAACGGGGGCAAGAAGCGCCGCGCCCTGATCATACTGCTGATGGCCGGCCTGGTCTGCCTTGTGCTCGGCCTCGCCTGGTGGATCCACGGCAAGAGCCACATCGAGACCGACAACGCCTTCATCGAGGCCAAGACCGTGTCCATCTCCTGCAAGGTAGCCGGCACGGTCAAGCGGGTGCTGGTGGAGGACAACCAGTATGTCGGGAAGGGCGATGCGCTGGTGGAACTGGACCAGGAGGACTACCGGGTGCAGGTGGCCCAGGCCGAGGCAGGGGTGAGTGTGGCCGAGAACGAGACCGGCGGCGAGCAGTTGCGGGCCGAGGGGGCACGGGCCACGGTGGAGCTTGCCAGGGCCCGCGCCGAGCAGGCCGATCTGGACCTGCGGCGTGGCGAGGCGCTCTTTCGGCGTGAGGTGATCCCCCGGGAGCAGTTGGACCGGCTCGGAACCGCCCAGCGGGTGGCGCAGTCCCAGCTCAGGGAGGCCCGGGAGGGGTTCAAACAGGCACAGGCCGTGGCAGGCCTGGCAGGTCCGGGAGGCAACAGGGCCAGGGTGCGGCAGCGCCAGGCGCTGCTGAACGAGGCGCGGCTCAGGCTCTCCTATACCCGGGTGCTGGCCCCCACCAACGGCTACATCACCCGCAAGGCGGTGGAACCGGGAGCCAACATCCAGGCCGGCCAGCCGCTGATGGCCCTGGTGCCGCTGCAGGACGCCTGGATCATCGCCAACTACAAGGAAGGGCAGCTCACCCATATCAGGCCCGGCCAGAAGGTGGAGTTTACCGTGGACGCCTATCCCGACAGGAGCTTCACCGGCAGGGTGAACAGCATCATGGCCGGCACTGGTGCGGCGTTCTCCCTGCTGCCGCCGGAGAACGCCACCGGCAACTACGTCAAGGTGGTGCAGCGCATACCGGTCAAGATTTCCATCGACAACAACAGCGACCCGGAACACCTGCTGCGGGTGGGGATGAGCGTTGTCCCCACCGTGCTGGTGGAGCGCTCCACCGGCGAGATACTGAGGGATCTGGTCCCGTTCCTGTAG
- a CDS encoding outer membrane protein assembly factor BamD has translation MKMGFRAVFAALCTLTLLQGCAELKLNKPTDELYRDGEASFQKGKYEDAVIQWRRVKESFPPPELSARVEINIADAYFLNKDYIEAAAEYENFRKLHPNHELMGYALYGQGLSNFKQIKGIDTDQTPVKNALSLFESYTKLYPGGANLPDVQARIVDCRDKQLQYELYVGKFYLRTGSYPAAIARFEEALKGFGDLPRSDETLFYLGSAYVENGQKPKGQEVYTRLLKEHATSSFVPEVKKAMAAL, from the coding sequence ATGAAGATGGGATTCAGGGCTGTTTTTGCGGCTCTCTGTACGCTGACGTTGCTCCAGGGGTGCGCCGAACTGAAGCTGAACAAGCCGACCGACGAACTCTACCGGGATGGCGAGGCCTCGTTCCAGAAGGGGAAATACGAGGATGCCGTGATACAGTGGCGGCGGGTCAAGGAGAGTTTCCCGCCTCCGGAATTGTCGGCCAGGGTGGAGATCAATATCGCCGATGCCTATTTCCTCAACAAGGATTACATCGAGGCGGCCGCCGAGTATGAAAACTTCCGCAAACTGCACCCGAACCACGAGTTGATGGGCTATGCCCTCTACGGCCAGGGGCTCAGCAATTTCAAACAGATCAAGGGGATCGACACGGACCAGACGCCGGTCAAGAATGCGTTGTCACTCTTTGAGTCGTACACCAAGCTCTACCCTGGCGGAGCCAACCTGCCGGATGTGCAGGCCCGGATCGTCGATTGCCGCGACAAGCAGTTGCAGTACGAACTGTACGTGGGCAAGTTCTACCTGCGCACCGGATCCTACCCGGCCGCCATCGCCCGCTTCGAGGAGGCGCTGAAGGGATTCGGGGACCTGCCGCGCAGCGACGAGACGCTCTTTTATCTGGGTAGTGCCTATGTGGAGAACGGCCAGAAGCCCAAGGGGCAGGAGGTCTATACCCGCCTGCTTAAGGAGCATGCCACGAGCTCCTTTGTCCCTGAAGTCAAAAAGGCTATGGCTGCGCTGTGA
- a CDS encoding DHA2 family efflux MFS transporter permease subunit: protein MTTTSEKNVNKWLITITVMLPTIMEIIDTSVANVALPHMQGSLNAGTDEITWVLTSYLVSNAVVLPITGWLSRVFGRKRFLMTCITLFTLASLLCGSAPTLATLILFRIIQGAAGGALIPISQAILMETFPPRERGMAMAIFGVGAMFGPIVGPALGGWITDNLNWRWIFYINLPIGMIALVMCGLFIFDPAYLKRGAQTMRIDYGGLVLLTTGMGALQVVLDKGQQEDWFNSSFIIAFSIIMVVSLVALVWVELTHDHPIINLRLFRNISFSAGNFIMFVVGFCLYSSITMIPLFLQNLMGYSATDAGMVLAPGGVATLITMPLVGLMLQKRDGRKIVFLGLVIGATAMFFMQRLNLLASYGDFVWPRVVLGVGLAMIFVPLTTVTLATISRQEMGNATGMFNLLRNIGGSVGIAMAATILARREQFYQTALSGHSVPYDPVWQMKFSQLKQALVLKGISVAQADQTALGIMYGVVRRQAGALAFNYVFWVIGVAFLSIIPLLLLLKRSSHEGENPAAH from the coding sequence ATGACAACGACCTCTGAAAAAAACGTCAACAAATGGCTGATCACCATCACGGTCATGCTCCCCACCATCATGGAGATCATCGACACCTCCGTGGCCAACGTGGCCCTGCCGCACATGCAGGGGAGCCTGAACGCCGGCACGGACGAGATCACCTGGGTGCTGACCTCCTACCTGGTCAGCAACGCCGTGGTGCTCCCCATAACCGGCTGGCTGTCGCGCGTCTTCGGCCGCAAGCGTTTCCTGATGACCTGCATCACCCTGTTCACCCTGGCATCGCTGCTCTGCGGCTCGGCCCCCACCCTGGCAACCCTGATTCTGTTCCGCATCATCCAGGGGGCTGCCGGGGGTGCCCTGATTCCCATCAGCCAGGCCATCCTGATGGAGACCTTTCCCCCCCGGGAGCGCGGCATGGCCATGGCCATCTTCGGGGTGGGCGCCATGTTCGGCCCCATCGTCGGCCCGGCCCTGGGGGGCTGGATCACCGACAACCTGAACTGGCGCTGGATCTTCTACATCAACCTGCCCATCGGCATGATTGCCCTGGTGATGTGCGGCCTGTTCATCTTCGACCCCGCCTACCTGAAGCGGGGCGCACAAACCATGCGGATCGACTACGGGGGACTCGTGTTGCTCACCACCGGCATGGGCGCCCTGCAGGTGGTGCTGGACAAGGGGCAGCAGGAGGACTGGTTCAACTCATCCTTCATCATCGCCTTCAGCATCATCATGGTGGTTTCCCTGGTCGCCCTGGTCTGGGTGGAGCTGACCCATGACCATCCGATCATCAACCTGCGGCTGTTCAGGAACATCTCCTTCTCCGCCGGCAACTTCATCATGTTCGTGGTCGGCTTCTGCCTCTACAGCTCCATCACCATGATCCCGCTCTTCCTGCAGAACCTGATGGGCTACTCTGCCACCGACGCCGGCATGGTGCTGGCGCCGGGCGGCGTGGCAACCCTGATCACCATGCCGCTGGTGGGGCTCATGCTGCAGAAGCGGGACGGCAGAAAGATCGTCTTCCTTGGCCTGGTGATAGGCGCAACAGCCATGTTCTTCATGCAGCGCCTGAACCTCTTGGCCTCCTACGGCGATTTCGTCTGGCCGCGGGTGGTGCTGGGAGTCGGGCTGGCCATGATCTTCGTGCCGCTGACAACCGTGACCCTGGCCACCATTTCCCGCCAGGAGATGGGCAACGCCACCGGAATGTTCAATCTGCTGCGCAACATCGGCGGCAGCGTGGGTATCGCCATGGCCGCCACCATTCTGGCGCGGCGGGAACAGTTCTACCAGACCGCTCTCTCCGGCCACAGCGTCCCCTACGATCCGGTCTGGCAGATGAAGTTCAGCCAGCTCAAACAGGCCCTGGTACTGAAGGGGATATCCGTCGCCCAGGCCGACCAGACCGCCCTGGGCATCATGTACGGGGTGGTGCGCCGCCAGGCCGGGGCCTTGGCCTTCAACTACGTCTTCTGGGTGATCGGCGTCGCCTTCCTCTCCATCATCCCGCTGCTTCTGCTGCTAAAAAGAAGCAGCCACGAAGGCGAGAACCCGGCGGCTCACTGA
- the cdaA gene encoding diadenylate cyclase CdaA: MAPPFIRIQDIADILIMTFLLYQLYSWFYRTRAMQVLLGLGVVTLIYFATRFLGLYMTSWILQELGTVLIILLIVVFQAEIRQALYRFSLLRHLFERRNEVRPSPFQDIVETLFCLAAKRTGALLVFERNDPLGDLMLNGVKMDCRISSQILETVFTDGTPLHDGAALVRGERIAVASCHLPLSVNPEIPQYLGTRHRAALGLSERTDAVVAVVSEERGTVSLAVGTELRPYDTPGELIAALEGLFAPHLEKPHITHGLHLFSNLMPKTAILLIVATLWALISSRQGQIITVSAPVRLHGIPDRLALVRSAPEEVDVQLKSFSILTPLPSKLDISADIDLSSVRQGQANVRVKNTDFRLPSGMEVTSVTPSSIRVVTDRKERRRVPVRVALRRNTGHGLRGMKIVADPDWVEVEGPAAQVQRIDAVVTEEVDAGRLIRGQDYRRSLLPPDNNISVLRDEPVVVRLISREKK, translated from the coding sequence GTGGCGCCACCATTCATCCGCATTCAGGATATTGCCGACATCCTGATCATGACCTTCCTCCTGTACCAGCTCTACTCCTGGTTCTATCGCACCCGTGCCATGCAGGTCCTGCTGGGGCTGGGCGTGGTGACCCTGATCTACTTCGCCACCCGCTTTCTCGGGCTGTATATGACCAGCTGGATACTCCAGGAGCTGGGCACGGTCCTGATCATCCTGCTGATCGTGGTGTTCCAGGCGGAGATCCGCCAGGCGCTCTACCGCTTCAGTCTGTTGCGCCACCTGTTCGAGCGGCGCAATGAAGTGCGTCCCAGTCCCTTTCAGGATATTGTTGAAACCCTCTTCTGTCTGGCTGCCAAGCGCACCGGAGCGCTTCTGGTCTTCGAGCGCAACGACCCGTTGGGTGATCTGATGCTGAACGGTGTCAAGATGGACTGTCGCATCAGTTCCCAGATCCTGGAGACCGTCTTCACCGACGGCACTCCGCTCCACGACGGCGCGGCCCTGGTCCGCGGCGAGCGCATTGCCGTGGCTTCCTGCCACCTGCCGCTGTCGGTCAATCCGGAAATCCCCCAGTACCTGGGGACGCGCCATCGCGCGGCCCTGGGGCTCTCCGAGCGCACCGACGCCGTGGTGGCCGTGGTTTCCGAGGAGCGCGGTACGGTGTCGCTGGCAGTGGGCACCGAACTGCGCCCCTACGACACTCCGGGAGAACTGATCGCGGCCCTGGAAGGGCTGTTCGCTCCGCATCTTGAAAAGCCGCATATCACCCACGGCCTGCACCTGTTCAGCAATCTGATGCCGAAAACGGCAATCCTGCTGATTGTGGCTACGCTTTGGGCACTGATCAGTTCGCGACAGGGACAGATCATCACGGTAAGCGCTCCGGTCAGGCTGCACGGCATACCGGATCGCCTGGCCTTGGTGCGCAGCGCTCCCGAAGAGGTGGATGTACAGCTCAAGTCGTTTTCCATCCTGACGCCGCTCCCCTCCAAGCTGGATATTTCCGCCGACATAGACCTCTCCTCCGTCCGCCAGGGACAGGCCAATGTCAGGGTCAAGAACACCGATTTCAGGCTCCCCTCGGGAATGGAGGTAACGTCTGTCACGCCCTCATCCATCAGGGTGGTGACCGATCGCAAGGAGCGCAGAAGGGTGCCGGTGCGGGTGGCATTACGCAGAAACACGGGGCACGGATTGCGGGGAATGAAAATCGTGGCTGACCCGGACTGGGTCGAGGTTGAGGGGCCGGCGGCCCAGGTTCAACGCATCGATGCGGTTGTTACCGAGGAAGTGGATGCCGGCCGTCTGATCAGGGGGCAGGACTATCGCCGGAGCCTGCTGCCGCCGGATAACAATATATCCGTTCTGCGGGACGAACCGGTTGTCGTGCGACTGATTTCTCGTGAAAAAAAATAA
- the ubiE gene encoding bifunctional demethylmenaquinone methyltransferase/2-methoxy-6-polyprenyl-1,4-benzoquinol methylase UbiE, producing MFRLSEKGERIQQMFGAIAPRYDFLNRLLSFGIDRRWRTKAVQLLHYDEGSRILDVATGTGDVALEIARRTPPSVRITGADFCREMVELGQEKVASSPYAGRIDFQVAPCEALPFADGTFDSVTIAFGIRNVVDRRMGLAEMRRVLKPGGRLIILEFSTPRSALFRQIYYFYFRRLLPMIGGLFSRYNAYKYLPDSVLEFPSPTEFSRMIAETGFCDVRVRELTFGIASIYSGDRV from the coding sequence ATGTTCAGGCTTTCCGAAAAAGGCGAGAGAATCCAACAGATGTTCGGCGCCATCGCACCACGCTATGACTTCCTCAACCGACTGCTCAGCTTCGGCATCGATCGGCGCTGGCGCACAAAGGCGGTGCAACTGCTCCACTATGACGAGGGGTCGAGGATCCTGGATGTGGCCACCGGCACCGGTGACGTGGCGCTGGAGATCGCACGCAGAACGCCGCCATCAGTGCGCATAACGGGAGCCGACTTCTGCCGGGAGATGGTCGAGCTGGGACAAGAGAAGGTGGCCAGCTCCCCCTACGCCGGACGGATCGACTTCCAGGTGGCCCCCTGCGAAGCGCTCCCTTTTGCGGACGGCACCTTTGATTCGGTTACCATTGCATTCGGAATCAGGAATGTGGTGGACAGGCGAATGGGGCTGGCGGAGATGCGACGGGTGCTGAAACCGGGCGGCAGACTGATCATCCTGGAGTTCTCCACGCCGCGCTCGGCCCTGTTCAGGCAAATCTACTACTTCTACTTCCGCAGGTTGTTGCCGATGATCGGCGGACTGTTCTCACGCTACAACGCCTACAAATACCTGCCCGACTCGGTACTGGAGTTCCCCTCCCCGACGGAGTTCTCCCGCATGATCGCCGAGACCGGTTTTTGCGATGTCCGGGTCCGGGAACTCACCTTCGGCATCGCTAGCATTTACAGCGGCGACAGGGTCTGA
- a CDS encoding outer membrane protein has product MKRNMIIVAALATLLIPSLARAEPPRPGPYVSWFVGVTVPQDRNAHSYDSWGSYNDRVEFDPGIDVGGSAGYDFGYVRLEGELSYKGAEIDSVYDATSDIRYHDLDGSLSAFAVMANCYFDLHNDTPVTPYLGGGIGFATLYLDDTSGVSNGVRWSLYDSDDDTVFAYQIGAGIDISINRYFSLDVGYRYFATDKGKFDEGNAGTRMKFESHNATLGLRFKF; this is encoded by the coding sequence ATGAAACGGAATATGATCATTGTCGCGGCCCTGGCAACCCTTCTGATTCCGTCCCTCGCCCGGGCGGAGCCCCCACGGCCGGGCCCCTACGTCTCCTGGTTCGTGGGGGTGACGGTGCCCCAGGATAGGAACGCCCATAGCTACGATTCCTGGGGATCCTACAATGACCGAGTGGAGTTCGATCCGGGAATCGACGTGGGGGGGAGTGCCGGCTATGACTTCGGCTATGTCCGCCTGGAGGGTGAACTCTCCTACAAGGGAGCGGAGATCGATTCGGTTTATGATGCCACCAGCGATATCAGGTATCACGATCTGGATGGCTCCCTGAGTGCATTCGCGGTCATGGCCAACTGCTACTTCGACCTGCACAACGATACTCCGGTGACCCCCTACCTTGGCGGTGGCATCGGGTTCGCCACCCTCTACCTGGACGATACGTCCGGTGTCTCCAACGGGGTGCGCTGGTCTTTGTACGATTCCGACGATGATACGGTCTTCGCCTATCAGATCGGCGCCGGGATTGATATCAGCATCAACCGCTATTTCTCCCTGGATGTGGGCTACCGCTACTTCGCCACCGACAAGGGGAAATTCGACGAGGGGAATGCGGGCACCCGCATGAAATTCGAGAGTCACAATGCCACCCTGGGGCTCAGATTCAAGTTCTGA
- a CDS encoding C40 family peptidase: MIHKRYILLSLCLVALALPQLALASKTHVVRKSESLHTIARKYHVSVAELKSVNNLSGIRIDKGARLIIPSDSSNRSKKIKMAEKAHVYRVVKGDTLPRVARKTGIRMAELRRLNGLKGNRVKPGQVLALNASRPLADDAPMAAAVATDRLKMVNRDLLNEQEFSDTLAELTDIDSDRPVDLAKNLEDSSSISKIKNTAYSFLGARYRFGGTSRTALDCSSFIQQVFRDHNISLPRTAREQFYAGAEVPRGDLQKGDLVFFQTYARFPSHVGIYLGNRKMIHASSRERRVVISSMDTPYYLSRFLGARRVGLGQKGFDDFNELLSGVEEERESDVMANDTLGLSLTMNN, from the coding sequence ATGATACATAAACGGTACATATTACTGTCACTCTGTCTTGTTGCCCTTGCCTTGCCCCAGCTTGCCCTGGCGTCCAAAACGCATGTTGTCCGCAAGAGCGAATCTCTCCATACAATCGCCCGCAAATATCACGTCTCCGTCGCTGAACTCAAATCGGTCAACAACCTGAGCGGAATCAGGATCGACAAGGGTGCGCGACTGATCATCCCTTCCGATTCCTCGAACCGCTCAAAAAAAATAAAAATGGCCGAAAAAGCCCATGTCTATCGGGTTGTCAAGGGGGATACCCTGCCGAGGGTCGCCCGCAAGACAGGAATCCGCATGGCCGAACTGCGCCGTTTGAACGGCCTTAAGGGCAACAGGGTCAAGCCGGGGCAGGTGCTGGCCCTGAACGCGTCACGTCCGCTGGCCGATGATGCGCCGATGGCGGCAGCGGTGGCCACTGATCGACTCAAGATGGTCAACAGGGATCTGCTCAATGAGCAGGAGTTCAGCGATACCCTGGCTGAACTGACCGACATCGACAGCGATCGTCCGGTCGACCTGGCAAAGAACCTCGAAGACAGCAGCAGTATCAGCAAAATCAAGAATACCGCCTACAGTTTCCTGGGGGCGCGTTACCGCTTTGGCGGCACCAGTCGCACTGCCCTTGACTGCTCCAGTTTCATTCAGCAGGTGTTTCGCGACCACAATATCAGTCTTCCCCGTACCGCCCGTGAGCAGTTCTATGCAGGGGCGGAGGTGCCGCGCGGCGACCTGCAGAAGGGTGATCTGGTCTTCTTCCAGACCTATGCCCGTTTCCCGTCCCATGTGGGCATCTACCTGGGCAATCGCAAGATGATCCACGCTTCGTCCCGTGAACGTCGCGTGGTGATCTCCTCCATGGACACCCCCTACTACCTCTCCCGTTTCCTGGGCGCCCGGCGTGTCGGCCTCGGCCAGAAGGGGTTTGACGACTTCAATGAATTGCTGTCCGGTGTGGAGGAGGAGCGCGAGAGTGATGTGATGGCCAACGACACCCTCGGACTGTCGCTGACCATGAACAACTGA